A DNA window from Streptococcus mutans contains the following coding sequences:
- a CDS encoding ATP-dependent RecD-like DNA helicase, which translates to MTYYFSGTIDRVIFENTSNFFKIILLEIDDTDSDFDDFEIIVTGTIADIIEGENYTFWGELTQHPKYGQQLKVERYQRAKPSSAGLIKYFSSQHFKGIGKKTAEKIIHLYGDDPIDNILEDPDKLESISGLSKANRENLVSKLRLNYGAEQILAKLAEYGLNNKTAVQIFERYKEESLTIITENPYQLVEDIQGIGFKMADKLAEQVGINSDAPQRFRAALVHTLLETSIDKGDTYIEAKELLEKSLFILEEVRQIELDPSQIAQELTQLISEDKVQNIGTKIFDNTLFYAESGIHKHLTRILDRPLEKEISSQDIQTEIKHIQAEFNINYDKAQKNAIQKAIQSKVFLLTGGPGTGKTTVINGIIKAYANLHQIDLQKSDLPIILAAPTGRAARRMNELTGLPSATIHRHLGLNGDSEYQALDVFLDCDLIIIDEFSMVDTWLANQLFSAIASNTQIVIVGDSDQLPSVGPGQVLADLLKINRLPQVSLTKIFRQSEDSTIVTLANQIRQGRLPTDFTAKKADRSYFEAQSTHIPQMIQKIVSSALKSGIDAQEIQILAPMYRGQAGITHLNKLMQDLLNPLNNQLEFQFNDLHFRKGDKVLHLINDAQINVFNGDIGYITDLIPAKYTESKQDEMILDFDGTEINYPRNEWLKITLAYAMSIHKSQGSEFKVVILPVTRQSGRLLQRNLIYTAITRSKSKLVMLGEIAAFDNAIKNEGTKRKTYLIERFKKDECSGHHNTEKNKQGVKESAAILKEDFILTERNILTIDPMIGLSQADIDLFFKK; encoded by the coding sequence ATGACCTATTACTTTTCAGGCACCATTGACCGTGTTATTTTTGAAAATACCAGCAATTTTTTTAAAATTATTCTTCTGGAAATTGACGATACTGACAGCGATTTTGATGATTTTGAAATTATTGTGACAGGTACTATTGCTGATATTATTGAAGGAGAAAACTATACTTTTTGGGGTGAATTGACCCAGCATCCTAAATATGGACAGCAGTTAAAAGTGGAAAGATACCAGCGTGCTAAACCCTCTTCTGCTGGTCTGATTAAGTATTTTTCCAGTCAGCATTTCAAGGGAATCGGGAAAAAAACAGCCGAAAAAATTATTCACTTATATGGTGATGACCCTATTGATAATATTCTGGAAGATCCTGATAAGTTAGAAAGCATTAGTGGACTTTCTAAGGCTAATAGAGAAAATTTAGTTAGTAAACTTCGTCTTAACTACGGTGCTGAACAGATTCTGGCAAAATTAGCAGAATATGGATTAAATAACAAAACAGCTGTTCAAATTTTTGAACGCTATAAAGAAGAAAGTTTGACTATTATTACTGAAAATCCTTATCAACTGGTTGAGGACATTCAAGGCATTGGATTCAAAATGGCTGACAAATTAGCAGAACAAGTAGGTATTAACAGCGATGCTCCTCAGCGTTTTCGTGCTGCTCTTGTTCATACTCTTTTAGAAACCTCTATTGACAAAGGTGACACCTATATTGAAGCCAAAGAATTACTCGAAAAATCTCTTTTTATTCTTGAAGAGGTGAGACAAATCGAACTGGATCCCAGTCAAATTGCTCAGGAACTGACACAATTAATCTCCGAAGATAAGGTACAAAATATTGGTACTAAAATCTTTGATAATACGCTTTTTTATGCCGAATCAGGCATTCATAAGCATCTTACCCGCATTCTGGATAGACCACTTGAAAAAGAGATCAGCAGCCAGGACATTCAAACTGAAATTAAACATATTCAAGCAGAATTTAATATTAACTATGACAAAGCACAAAAAAACGCTATCCAAAAAGCCATCCAAAGCAAGGTTTTCCTTTTAACAGGCGGTCCAGGAACCGGAAAAACGACTGTCATCAATGGAATTATTAAGGCTTATGCTAATTTGCATCAAATTGACCTGCAAAAAAGTGACCTACCTATTATTCTGGCTGCCCCGACTGGTCGTGCTGCTAGACGGATGAATGAGCTAACAGGTTTACCTAGTGCCACCATTCACCGGCATTTAGGACTTAATGGTGATAGTGAATATCAGGCACTTGATGTTTTTCTGGATTGTGATCTCATTATTATTGACGAGTTTTCTATGGTTGATACTTGGCTAGCCAATCAATTGTTTAGTGCTATTGCTTCAAATACACAAATTGTTATTGTTGGTGATAGCGATCAGCTCCCATCCGTCGGTCCAGGTCAAGTTTTGGCTGATTTACTGAAAATAAATAGATTACCGCAAGTTTCCTTAACTAAAATATTCAGGCAATCTGAGGACTCAACCATTGTCACACTTGCCAACCAGATTCGCCAAGGTCGTCTACCAACTGATTTCACAGCTAAAAAGGCCGACCGTTCTTATTTTGAAGCGCAGAGCACTCACATTCCGCAAATGATTCAAAAGATTGTCAGTTCTGCCCTTAAAAGTGGTATAGATGCTCAGGAAATACAGATTTTAGCACCGATGTATCGTGGGCAAGCAGGTATTACGCATCTTAATAAACTGATGCAAGATTTGCTCAATCCTTTAAATAACCAGTTAGAATTTCAATTTAATGACCTTCATTTTCGTAAGGGCGATAAAGTACTTCATCTTATCAACGATGCGCAAATTAACGTGTTTAATGGTGACATTGGGTACATTACTGATCTTATTCCTGCAAAATATACAGAGTCCAAACAAGATGAAATGATTCTGGATTTTGATGGAACTGAGATTAACTATCCTCGCAATGAATGGTTGAAAATAACACTCGCTTACGCTATGAGTATCCACAAATCTCAAGGCAGTGAATTTAAAGTAGTTATTCTTCCTGTCACACGCCAAAGCGGCAGACTTTTGCAACGCAATCTCATTTATACAGCTATCACACGCTCAAAAAGCAAACTTGTTATGTTGGGAGAAATTGCAGCCTTTGACAACGCCATCAAAAATGAAGGAACTAAAAGAAAAACTTATCTTATTGAACGCTTTAAGAAGGATGAATGCAGTGGCCACCATAACACCGAGAAAAATAAACAAGGAGTAAAAGAAAGTGCAGCTATATTAAAAGAAGATTTTATTTTGACAGAAAGAAATATCTTAACGATTGACCCTATGATTGGCTTATCTCAAGCTGACATTGACTTATTTTTTAAGAAATAA
- the lepB gene encoding signal peptidase I, with the protein MKRFLKEWGLFLVIIFALLLPRLFIWFPVQVDGHSMDPTLANGEHLIVVRTTSIKHFDIVVAAEGNKNIVKRVIGMPGDTITYENDMLSINGKKVNETYLKQYKDKFAKDKLQKTYAYNQYFQELASQSTAFTTDEQGNASFTIKVPKGRYLLLGDDRIVSKDSRHVGTFAKNKIVGEVKFRFWPLNAIRFISNK; encoded by the coding sequence ATGAAAAGATTTTTAAAAGAATGGGGCCTTTTCTTGGTCATCATTTTTGCATTGCTACTCCCGCGTCTCTTTATCTGGTTTCCTGTCCAAGTAGATGGACATTCAATGGATCCTACCTTAGCCAATGGGGAGCATCTCATTGTCGTCAGGACAACTTCTATCAAACATTTTGACATTGTTGTTGCTGCTGAAGGCAATAAAAATATTGTCAAGCGTGTGATTGGCATGCCCGGTGATACCATTACCTATGAAAATGATATGCTTTCTATTAATGGGAAAAAAGTCAATGAAACTTACCTCAAGCAATACAAGGATAAATTTGCCAAGGACAAACTCCAAAAGACTTATGCCTACAATCAGTATTTCCAAGAATTAGCTTCACAATCAACAGCTTTCACAACAGACGAACAAGGAAACGCCAGCTTTACGATTAAAGTACCAAAAGGACGTTACCTGCTTTTAGGTGATGATCGCATTGTCTCTAAAGACAGCCGCCATGTTGGAACTTTTGCTAAGAATAAAATTGTTGGTGAAGTTAAATTCCGCTTTTGGCCTTTAAACGCTATTCGTTTCATTTCAAATAAATAA
- the rnhC gene encoding ribonuclease HIII, protein MNTFVLQLDEGTIQHLIQILKEYQVQNANPYIRFAAKFKQATILIYASRKVVFQGKNASAVAQELGYKPVVHKSNQDNIKNKQDCSLIGSDEVGNGSYFGGLAVVASFVKQADHAFLKELGVDDSKNLTDVKIKQIAPLLEAKLPHKALLLSPQKYNEVVGDNKLHNAVSVKVALHNQAIFLLLQEGWQPDKIVIDAFTSPKNYQKYLKNENNRFSNPLTLEERAEGKYLAVAVSSIIARKLFLDNLDELSQKVGFNLPSGAGQQSDKIASQILKTYGELGLETTAKLHFKNTKKAYQLLKKE, encoded by the coding sequence ATGAATACTTTTGTTTTGCAACTTGATGAAGGAACCATTCAACATTTGATTCAAATATTGAAAGAATATCAAGTTCAAAATGCCAATCCTTATATTCGCTTTGCAGCTAAGTTTAAACAAGCAACGATTTTAATTTATGCTTCTAGAAAGGTCGTTTTCCAAGGTAAAAATGCCTCAGCAGTCGCTCAAGAACTTGGTTACAAGCCAGTTGTTCATAAGTCCAATCAAGACAATATAAAAAACAAGCAAGATTGTTCTTTGATTGGTTCTGATGAAGTTGGTAATGGTTCTTATTTTGGTGGTTTGGCTGTTGTTGCCAGTTTTGTGAAGCAAGCTGACCATGCCTTTTTAAAAGAATTAGGTGTTGATGACTCCAAAAACTTAACAGATGTTAAAATTAAACAGATCGCTCCTTTATTAGAAGCCAAGCTGCCACATAAAGCACTTTTATTGTCCCCTCAAAAATATAATGAGGTTGTTGGTGATAATAAATTACACAATGCTGTTTCTGTTAAAGTCGCTTTGCATAATCAAGCTATTTTCCTTTTGCTCCAAGAAGGATGGCAACCTGATAAAATCGTTATTGATGCCTTCACCAGTCCCAAAAATTACCAAAAATATCTTAAGAACGAAAATAATCGTTTCTCCAACCCACTGACCCTTGAAGAAAGGGCAGAAGGAAAGTATTTAGCAGTAGCTGTTAGCTCTATTATTGCTCGTAAACTTTTCTTAGATAACCTAGATGAGTTGAGCCAAAAAGTTGGATTCAACTTACCTAGTGGGGCTGGGCAGCAATCTGATAAAATTGCCAGCCAAATTTTAAAAACTTATGGTGAATTAGGTCTAGAGACAACTGCCAAACTACACTTTAAAAACACAAAAAAAGCTTATCAATTATTAAAAAAAGAATAG
- a CDS encoding CvpA family protein codes for MISLLILLLLAWNFYIGYHRGIILQTYYVIASLISLGIAIVYYKRLANVLTLWIPYSNASENASVAFFKTVNLFELDQVFYAGLAFFTIYVLVYFVFRLLGIFVHLVKTDRFNKETLNYFSGAMAVLVTMLTVSLFLNVLAAIPMSSLQNILSESLMIRLLIDFPLFSWFINYFWVTTIVK; via the coding sequence ATGATTTCGCTGCTAATTCTTCTGCTTTTAGCTTGGAATTTTTACATTGGCTATCATCGGGGTATTATTTTACAGACTTATTATGTTATAGCAAGTCTAATTTCCTTGGGAATCGCAATCGTTTACTATAAAAGGCTGGCAAATGTATTAACTCTTTGGATACCATATTCCAATGCTAGTGAGAATGCTTCTGTTGCCTTTTTTAAAACAGTAAATTTATTTGAATTGGATCAGGTATTCTATGCGGGTCTGGCTTTTTTTACTATTTACGTATTGGTTTATTTTGTTTTTCGCTTATTGGGGATTTTTGTTCATCTTGTGAAAACAGACCGTTTTAATAAGGAAACTCTCAATTATTTTAGTGGTGCAATGGCAGTATTAGTGACTATGCTGACTGTTAGTCTTTTTTTGAATGTTTTGGCAGCCATTCCTATGTCGAGTCTTCAAAATATTTTATCTGAAAGTTTAATGATTCGTTTACTGATTGACTTCCCCCTGTTTTCTTGGTTTATTAATTATTTTTGGGTAACAACAATAGTGAAGTGA
- a CDS encoding endonuclease MutS2: MNTKILKALEFDKVKKQFAHFLQSEQGQMELNDLLPMTNQEKIERSFAEIADVAQIFQEYASFGFGHSQDISESLRRLELGADLNTQELLAVKRILQMSAELKDFYDNLENVDLQILDCLFEKIETFPDLQGSLQAINDGGFIEDFASPELTKIRHHIHQNEQQIRQILQEMLKKRGDLLAENLIASRSGRSVLPVKNTYRHRIAGVVHDISASGNTVYIEPRAVVNLNEEMTQARADERHEMTRILHDLSDRLRSQTDIIGNNAWLLGHIDFVRGKYLYMRENQASLPSLTTDQTIRLLSVRHPLLSNPIANDLHFEHDTTAILITGPNTGGKTIMLKTLGITQLMAQSGLPILADEGSKVAVFKDIFADIGDEQSIEQSLSTFSSHMTHIVEILQKANKDSLVLFDELGAGTDPQEGAALAMSILEHLRLSDIKTMITTHYPELKAYGIETEFIENASMEFDMVTLSPTYHFMQGVPGRSNAFEIARRLGLSEIIVAEAENLTNTDSDVNKIIERLENQTIESRRRLDNIREVEQENLKFNRAVKKLYNEFSHAQDKELRKAKLKAQEIVDKALAESDFILKNLQDKAQLKPHEIIEAKGKLKKLAPEIELSKNKVLKKAKKKRAAKVGDDIIVSSYGQRGTLTKRFKDSRWEAQVGLIKMTLQESEFDLVKSDKAQASQKKQAHLVKRTSQKAPSARLDLRGKRYEEAMQELDEFIDQALLNNMAQVDIIHGIGTGVIRDGVTKYLRRNKQVKEFGYAPQNAGGSGATIVTFK, encoded by the coding sequence ATGAATACAAAGATTTTAAAAGCCTTAGAATTTGATAAGGTTAAAAAGCAATTTGCTCATTTTTTGCAGAGTGAGCAAGGGCAAATGGAATTAAACGATTTATTACCTATGACCAATCAGGAAAAAATTGAACGTTCTTTTGCCGAAATTGCAGATGTAGCACAGATTTTTCAGGAATATGCTTCCTTTGGCTTTGGGCACAGTCAGGATATTTCAGAAAGTTTACGTCGTTTAGAATTAGGAGCGGATCTCAATACTCAAGAGCTTTTGGCTGTCAAACGTATTTTGCAGATGTCAGCAGAGCTCAAGGACTTTTATGATAATTTAGAAAATGTTGATTTGCAAATTTTGGATTGCTTATTTGAAAAGATTGAAACGTTTCCTGATTTGCAAGGGAGTTTACAAGCCATCAATGATGGTGGCTTTATTGAAGATTTTGCTAGTCCTGAATTAACTAAAATTCGTCATCATATTCACCAAAATGAACAACAAATTCGTCAAATTCTTCAAGAAATGTTGAAGAAACGAGGTGATTTATTGGCTGAAAACCTTATTGCCAGTCGCAGTGGTCGCAGTGTTCTTCCAGTGAAAAATACTTATCGTCATCGTATTGCAGGCGTTGTTCATGATATTTCAGCTTCAGGAAATACGGTTTACATTGAACCTCGAGCTGTTGTTAATTTAAATGAAGAGATGACTCAGGCGCGTGCAGACGAACGCCATGAAATGACTCGCATTTTACATGATTTATCCGATAGGCTAAGATCACAAACAGATATTATTGGTAATAATGCTTGGTTGCTTGGACATATTGATTTTGTTCGTGGGAAATACCTTTATATGAGAGAAAATCAAGCCAGTCTTCCTAGTTTAACAACGGATCAAACTATCCGTCTTTTGAGTGTACGTCATCCTCTGCTAAGCAATCCAATTGCCAATGATTTACATTTTGAACATGATACAACAGCCATTTTAATTACAGGTCCTAATACGGGCGGTAAAACCATCATGTTAAAAACATTGGGAATAACGCAACTGATGGCTCAGTCAGGTCTTCCTATTTTGGCTGATGAGGGAAGTAAGGTTGCTGTTTTTAAAGACATCTTTGCAGACATTGGTGACGAACAGTCCATTGAGCAAAGTTTATCCACTTTTTCAAGTCATATGACACATATTGTCGAAATTCTGCAAAAGGCCAATAAAGACAGCTTAGTCCTTTTTGATGAACTTGGTGCTGGTACAGATCCACAAGAAGGGGCAGCCTTGGCCATGAGTATTCTGGAACATTTACGCTTATCAGATATTAAAACAATGATTACCACCCATTATCCAGAGCTTAAGGCCTATGGTATCGAAACAGAATTTATTGAAAATGCGAGTATGGAATTTGATATGGTGACGCTCAGCCCCACCTATCATTTTATGCAAGGAGTACCGGGACGATCCAATGCTTTTGAGATTGCACGTCGTTTAGGTTTGTCTGAAATTATTGTTGCAGAAGCGGAAAATTTGACGAATACGGATTCAGATGTTAATAAAATTATTGAACGTTTGGAAAATCAAACCATTGAAAGTCGCAGACGTTTGGATAATATTCGTGAAGTGGAGCAGGAAAATCTCAAATTTAATCGAGCCGTCAAAAAACTTTATAATGAATTCTCACATGCACAAGACAAAGAGTTGCGTAAGGCCAAACTAAAGGCTCAAGAGATTGTTGACAAGGCTCTTGCAGAGAGTGATTTTATTCTCAAAAATCTTCAAGACAAAGCACAACTTAAGCCCCATGAAATTATTGAAGCTAAAGGCAAGCTCAAGAAGTTGGCTCCCGAGATAGAGCTTTCGAAAAATAAGGTTCTTAAAAAAGCTAAGAAGAAACGTGCTGCGAAAGTTGGAGATGATATTATTGTCAGCAGTTATGGGCAAAGAGGAACGCTTACTAAGCGCTTCAAAGATAGTCGTTGGGAAGCACAAGTAGGGCTGATCAAAATGACTTTACAAGAGTCAGAGTTTGATTTAGTGAAATCAGACAAAGCCCAAGCATCGCAGAAAAAACAAGCTCACCTTGTCAAAAGGACTTCTCAAAAGGCTCCTAGTGCTAGACTTGATTTACGTGGCAAGCGTTATGAAGAAGCGATGCAAGAATTAGATGAATTCATTGATCAGGCACTCTTGAACAATATGGCTCAGGTTGACATCATCCATGGTATCGGAACTGGTGTTATCCGTGATGGCGTAACTAAATATCTTCGCCGTAATAAGCAAGTTAAGGAGTTTGGCTATGCTCCTCAAAATGCAGGTGGTTCGGGCGCTACAATCGTGACTTTCAAATAG
- the trxA gene encoding thioredoxin: MTKVVTDATFEAETAKGLVLVDFWATWCGPCLMQAPILEQLSEELDEDELKIVKLDVDENPNTAQNFGIMSIPTLLFKKDGEVVKQVAGVHTKDQIKAIVAELA; this comes from the coding sequence ATGACAAAAGTAGTTACAGATGCAACTTTTGAAGCTGAAACGGCTAAGGGACTTGTACTTGTTGATTTTTGGGCAACATGGTGTGGTCCATGTCTTATGCAGGCGCCAATTTTGGAACAGCTTTCAGAAGAATTGGATGAAGATGAACTCAAAATTGTTAAGCTTGATGTGGATGAAAATCCTAATACAGCACAAAATTTTGGCATCATGTCGATTCCAACTTTGCTTTTTAAAAAGGATGGCGAAGTTGTCAAACAAGTTGCAGGTGTTCATACGAAAGATCAAATTAAGGCTATTGTAGCCGAACTTGCATAG
- a CDS encoding zinc-dependent alcohol dehydrogenase family protein, with amino-acid sequence MKTAVFVKAGQMAIETIEKPSVIEVDDAIIRVVRACVCGSDLWSYRGDDDKATHSANSGHEIIGIVEEVGSAINTVKKGDFVIAPFTHGCGHCAACRAGFEGGCQGHDRSTNFSSGYQAEYVRYAHADWSLVKIPGQPSDYSEGMIASLLALADVMPTGYHAARVANVQKGDTVAVVGDGAVGLCAVIAAKMRGAKRIIIMSRHKDRQELALEFGATDIVEERGEEGVAKVLELTNGDGVDAALECVGTQLSTETALAIARPGAAIGRVGVPHTKDINLSDYFFQNAIIAGGPASVTTYDKSVLLKAVLDGEINPGKVFTQSYSLDDIDQAYKDMQERKTIKSMVVVSK; translated from the coding sequence ATGAAAACAGCAGTGTTTGTAAAAGCTGGTCAAATGGCCATTGAAACTATTGAGAAGCCAAGTGTTATTGAAGTTGATGATGCGATCATCCGTGTCGTCCGTGCTTGTGTCTGTGGTTCTGATCTGTGGTCTTATCGTGGAGATGATGACAAAGCTACGCATTCAGCCAACTCAGGTCACGAAATTATCGGAATCGTTGAAGAAGTTGGCTCTGCTATTAATACAGTGAAAAAAGGAGACTTTGTTATTGCACCATTCACGCATGGTTGCGGTCATTGTGCAGCTTGTCGTGCTGGTTTTGAAGGAGGTTGTCAAGGACACGATCGGTCAACAAACTTTTCAAGTGGTTATCAAGCCGAATATGTTCGTTATGCTCATGCTGATTGGTCTTTAGTAAAAATTCCGGGTCAACCTAGCGATTATTCAGAAGGCATGATTGCTTCGCTTTTAGCTTTGGCGGATGTTATGCCAACAGGCTATCATGCAGCGCGCGTGGCCAATGTTCAAAAGGGGGATACGGTTGCAGTTGTTGGCGATGGAGCGGTTGGACTCTGTGCTGTTATCGCAGCTAAAATGCGTGGAGCTAAACGTATCATTATCATGAGTCGCCACAAGGATCGTCAGGAATTGGCGTTGGAATTTGGCGCTACTGATATTGTAGAAGAGCGCGGCGAAGAAGGTGTAGCTAAAGTTCTTGAACTGACAAATGGCGATGGTGTTGATGCCGCTCTTGAATGTGTCGGAACTCAGCTGTCTACTGAAACAGCGTTAGCTATTGCCCGTCCAGGTGCAGCTATCGGTCGCGTGGGTGTTCCACATACCAAAGATATTAATCTTTCCGATTACTTCTTCCAAAACGCTATTATTGCAGGTGGACCAGCATCAGTAACGACTTATGACAAATCGGTTCTTCTCAAGGCTGTTCTTGATGGTGAGATTAATCCAGGAAAGGTCTTCACTCAATCTTACAGCTTAGATGATATTGATCAAGCCTATAAGGATATGCAGGAGCGCAAGACCATTAAGTCTATGGTTGTCGTTAGCAAATGA
- the mutY gene encoding A/G-specific adenine glycosylase, which translates to MLNLSDYGIEMWNQDKIISFRKTLLTWYNQEKRDLPWRRTKNPYCIWVSEIMLQQTQVQTVIPYYERFLDCFPTIEKLADAPEEKLLKAWEGLGYYSRVRHMQKAAQQVMTDFDGKFPSTYETIAQLKGIGPYTAGAIASIAFDLPQPAVDGNVMRVIARLFEVNYDIGEAKNRKIFQAIMKILIDPEHPGDFNQALMDLGTDIESAKNPRPAESPIRSFNAAYLHGTYDKYPIKKPKKKPKPIQIQAFVVRNAKDEFLLEKNTQGRLLGGFWSFPIMETDFIGQQLDLFDNHDVVLETLSQKATFEQDYKLKPTWSDLAFTPVKHTFSHQKWTIQLKEGFVEMAELPSNKEVRWVAMEDFANYPFATPQKKMLAEYLKNK; encoded by the coding sequence ATGTTAAATCTAAGTGACTACGGCATTGAAATGTGGAATCAGGATAAAATTATTTCCTTTAGAAAGACTTTATTAACTTGGTATAATCAAGAAAAACGTGACTTACCTTGGCGCCGCACTAAAAACCCCTACTGCATATGGGTATCTGAAATTATGCTTCAACAAACACAAGTACAAACTGTCATCCCCTACTATGAGCGATTTTTAGACTGCTTTCCTACCATTGAAAAATTAGCTGACGCTCCTGAAGAGAAGTTACTGAAGGCTTGGGAAGGTTTGGGCTATTATTCTCGTGTTCGTCATATGCAAAAGGCTGCCCAGCAAGTTATGACTGATTTTGATGGCAAATTTCCTTCTACCTACGAAACAATCGCTCAATTAAAGGGCATTGGTCCCTACACAGCGGGAGCTATTGCTAGCATAGCCTTCGATTTGCCCCAACCGGCCGTTGATGGCAATGTTATGCGCGTTATAGCACGCCTATTTGAAGTGAATTATGATATTGGAGAGGCTAAAAATCGTAAAATTTTTCAAGCCATCATGAAAATTTTGATTGATCCTGAACATCCCGGAGACTTCAATCAGGCTCTAATGGATTTGGGAACAGACATCGAATCGGCGAAAAATCCTAGACCTGCAGAAAGTCCTATTCGTTCCTTCAATGCAGCCTATTTACATGGAACCTATGACAAATATCCAATCAAGAAGCCTAAGAAAAAACCTAAACCCATACAAATTCAAGCCTTTGTCGTACGAAATGCCAAGGATGAATTTTTACTGGAAAAAAATACGCAGGGACGACTGTTAGGTGGCTTCTGGTCCTTTCCCATTATGGAAACAGACTTTATTGGACAGCAACTGGACTTATTTGACAATCATGATGTTGTTCTAGAAACCTTGTCACAAAAGGCTACATTTGAGCAAGATTATAAACTCAAGCCCACTTGGTCTGACCTAGCTTTCACACCAGTTAAACATACATTCAGTCATCAAAAATGGACTATTCAACTTAAGGAAGGTTTTGTGGAAATGGCTGAGCTGCCAAGTAATAAAGAAGTTCGCTGGGTTGCTATGGAAGATTTTGCCAATTATCCTTTTGCCACACCTCAGAAAAAAATGTTAGCTGAATATCTCAAAAATAAATAA
- the rpsF gene encoding 30S ribosomal protein S6, whose protein sequence is MAKYEILYIIRPNIEEEAKNALVARFDAVLTDNGATIVESKDWEKRRLAYEIQDFREGLYHVINVETEDAHALNEFDRLSKINNDILRHMIVKLDA, encoded by the coding sequence ATGGCTAAATACGAAATTCTTTATATCATTCGTCCAAACATTGAAGAAGAAGCGAAAAACGCTTTGGTAGCACGTTTTGATGCTGTTTTGACTGACAATGGTGCAACTATTGTTGAATCAAAAGATTGGGAAAAACGTCGTCTAGCATATGAAATCCAAGATTTCCGTGAAGGACTTTACCATGTCATTAATGTTGAAACTGAAGATGCCCATGCTCTTAACGAGTTTGACCGTCTATCAAAAATCAATAATGACATTCTTCGTCATATGATCGTTAAACTTGACGCTTAA
- a CDS encoding single-stranded DNA-binding protein, protein MINNVVLVGRMTRDAELRYTPSNQAVATFTLAVNRNFKNQNGEREADFINIVIWRQQAENLANWAKKGTLLGITGRIQTRNYENQQGQRVYVTEVVADNFQILESRATREGQSNSYNAGGNNNFGGNNFSSQGSSQSQTPNFARDESPFGDSNPMDISDDDLPF, encoded by the coding sequence ATGATTAATAATGTAGTACTAGTTGGTCGCATGACTCGTGATGCTGAGCTCCGTTACACCCCAAGTAATCAAGCTGTGGCAACTTTTACCCTTGCGGTTAACCGTAATTTTAAAAATCAAAATGGTGAACGTGAAGCTGATTTCATTAATATCGTGATTTGGCGTCAGCAAGCTGAAAATTTAGCTAACTGGGCTAAAAAAGGGACTCTTTTAGGCATTACTGGTCGAATCCAGACCCGCAATTATGAAAACCAACAAGGTCAGCGTGTTTACGTCACAGAAGTTGTTGCGGATAATTTCCAAATTTTGGAAAGTCGTGCTACACGTGAAGGTCAATCAAACAGTTATAATGCTGGTGGTAACAATAACTTTGGCGGAAATAATTTTTCTTCCCAAGGTTCTTCACAATCTCAAACGCCAAACTTTGCTAGAGATGAAAGTCCATTTGGTGATTCAAATCCTATGGATATTTCAGACGATGATCTTCCGTTTTAA
- the rpsR gene encoding 30S ribosomal protein S18 — MAQQRRGGFKRRKKVDYIAANKIEYVDYKDTELLSRFVSERGKILPRRVTGTSAKNQRKVTTAIKRARVMALMPFVNED, encoded by the coding sequence ATGGCTCAACAACGTCGTGGCGGATTCAAACGCCGTAAAAAAGTTGATTATATCGCAGCAAATAAAATTGAATATGTTGATTACAAAGATACTGAATTGCTTAGTCGTTTTGTTTCAGAACGTGGAAAGATTCTTCCACGCCGTGTGACAGGGACTTCGGCTAAGAATCAACGTAAGGTAACAACAGCTATCAAACGTGCTCGCGTAATGGCACTTATGCCTTTTGTAAATGAAGATTAA